In uncultured Bacteroides sp., the following proteins share a genomic window:
- a CDS encoding ISAs1 family transposase: MSIISLCKQINDTRIDRKKEHSVESIVYIAMAAVLCGADSWNEIEEFGNSRKDFFAERISSFRNVPSHDTFNRFFSSLSPDYFERVFRYWMSEICEKYEGVVAIDGKTIRGASKCTRSNPEGESRFKLHMVSAWAAANGVTLGQVKVNRKSNEITAIPELLSALDLQNCIVTIDAMGCQKAIAKKIIDKEADYVLHVKNNQRKLYVDLRAWFEELDRNESDKNIAYSETQHAKYRTEETGHGRKEIRECFVYNHEGFEVFFKEWKGIKSIVRVTSERTIIKTGEISLEKRYYITSLGLEPQKIAEAVRAHWSVENNLHWQLDVSFGEDAGRKTGNAAQNFSLMNKIALMILKKSPRKGSIKGKRKAAGWDQGFLCELLLAQNF, encoded by the coding sequence ATGAGCATAATTAGTCTTTGTAAACAAATCAACGATACTCGTATTGACAGAAAAAAGGAACATTCAGTAGAATCGATAGTATATATTGCCATGGCTGCAGTTCTTTGTGGTGCTGATTCTTGGAATGAGATAGAAGAGTTTGGTAACTCCAGGAAAGATTTCTTTGCTGAACGTATTTCTTCTTTCAGGAATGTTCCCTCACATGATACCTTTAATCGCTTTTTTAGTAGTCTTTCACCCGATTATTTTGAACGTGTTTTCCGTTATTGGATGTCTGAAATTTGTGAAAAATATGAAGGAGTTGTGGCCATTGATGGAAAAACCATACGGGGTGCCAGCAAATGCACCCGCTCCAATCCAGAAGGAGAATCTCGTTTTAAACTTCATATGGTAAGTGCCTGGGCAGCAGCTAATGGGGTAACCTTAGGACAGGTCAAGGTAAATAGGAAAAGCAACGAGATTACGGCTATTCCTGAACTCCTTAGCGCTCTTGATCTACAGAACTGCATAGTGACGATTGATGCCATGGGATGTCAAAAGGCAATAGCCAAAAAGATTATCGATAAAGAAGCAGACTATGTTCTTCATGTAAAAAACAACCAAAGAAAACTGTATGTCGATTTACGGGCATGGTTTGAAGAGTTGGACAGAAATGAGAGTGATAAAAATATAGCATATAGTGAAACTCAACATGCCAAATACCGGACGGAGGAAACAGGACATGGACGCAAAGAAATCAGGGAATGCTTTGTATACAATCATGAAGGATTTGAGGTGTTTTTTAAAGAGTGGAAAGGAATAAAATCAATAGTAAGAGTTACTTCAGAAAGAACAATCATTAAGACAGGGGAGATATCTTTAGAAAAGAGATATTATATAACTTCCTTAGGTTTAGAGCCTCAGAAAATAGCAGAAGCAGTACGAGCGCACTGGTCTGTGGAAAACAATTTGCACTGGCAGTTAGATGTTTCCTTTGGAGAAGACGCCGGAAGAAAAACAGGAAATGCTGCCCAGAACTTTTCATTAATGAATAAGATAGCACTTATGATACTAAAGAAAAGTCCAAGAAAAGGCAGCATTAAAGGAAAAAGAAAAGCAGCCGGATGGGATCAAGGGTTCCTCTGTGAACTTTTATTGGCGCAAAATTTTTAA
- a CDS encoding DUF6377 domain-containing protein has translation MMKKVALLSIFTLYSIVSLAGNQIDSLLNVLDKTIKESKAYVEIREKRINNLKRQLNKKTLSPKQIYATNKLLYKEYRTFVCDSAIHYLNKNLEIAETSNNKKWINETKLFLCHLHSSSGMYRESTDILYSINKNQLTKDLIPDYYKCYEHLYNEMYLYTHDQRLAKKYFNLFQSYQDTLLTVFDPSSENYLAIKEQEALEQKKLAEARKINDLRLSKAPFGTPEYALVTFQLSLIDREEKKPEAQKEHLIYSAMSDIKAAIKDNASLSSLANMLYDEGDIDRAYQYIKFSLEDANFYNARLRNIQISNTLPIIEKTYQIKSEKQKNELKISLLFISTLALLLVGALGYIYKQMKRLAKARNELGIINNQLNSLNVELAEANHIKEEYIAHFLGICSTYIDKLESYRKMVNKKISGGQVAELLKIAKSSDVIENELKDFYTNFDNTFLHLYPRFVEEFNNLLVKEERIILKKGELLNTELRIFALIRLGIDDSSKIANLLRYSVNTIYNYRAKVKNKALGSRDDFESLVMKIGAFS, from the coding sequence ATGATGAAGAAAGTTGCCTTACTATCTATTTTTACTCTATATTCAATTGTTTCTCTGGCAGGGAATCAAATTGATTCTTTATTAAATGTATTGGATAAGACAATAAAAGAGAGCAAAGCCTATGTAGAAATAAGGGAAAAACGTATCAACAACCTAAAAAGACAGCTAAACAAAAAAACGCTCTCTCCTAAACAAATTTATGCAACCAACAAGCTATTATATAAGGAATACAGAACTTTTGTCTGTGATTCAGCAATACATTATCTGAATAAAAACCTTGAAATAGCAGAAACTTCAAATAATAAAAAGTGGATTAATGAAACAAAGTTATTCTTGTGCCATCTCCACTCCTCTTCCGGCATGTACAGGGAGAGTACAGATATATTATACTCCATAAATAAAAATCAACTGACCAAAGATCTGATTCCGGATTATTATAAGTGTTATGAGCATTTGTACAATGAAATGTACCTTTATACTCATGACCAGAGACTAGCAAAAAAATACTTTAATCTGTTTCAGTCTTATCAGGATACCTTGCTGACAGTTTTTGATCCTTCTTCTGAGAATTATCTGGCAATAAAAGAACAGGAAGCGCTTGAGCAAAAGAAATTAGCTGAAGCGCGAAAGATAAATGACCTCAGACTATCAAAAGCCCCATTTGGAACTCCAGAATATGCTTTAGTTACTTTCCAGCTTTCTCTCATTGACAGAGAAGAAAAAAAGCCGGAAGCTCAAAAAGAGCATTTAATTTATTCTGCTATGTCAGACATTAAAGCTGCGATAAAGGATAATGCCTCTTTGTCCAGTCTTGCTAATATGCTTTACGATGAAGGAGATATTGACCGCGCATACCAATACATTAAGTTTTCTCTGGAAGATGCCAATTTCTATAATGCTCGTTTGCGAAACATTCAAATATCAAATACTCTTCCAATTATTGAAAAGACTTATCAGATAAAGAGTGAGAAACAGAAAAATGAATTAAAAATCAGCCTTCTATTTATAAGTACTCTCGCACTTCTTTTGGTTGGAGCTCTGGGCTATATCTATAAGCAGATGAAAAGGCTGGCAAAAGCACGTAATGAATTAGGCATTATAAACAATCAACTGAATTCTCTGAATGTTGAACTCGCCGAGGCTAACCATATTAAAGAGGAATATATTGCTCATTTCCTTGGAATATGCTCTACTTATATAGACAAGTTGGAAAGTTATCGCAAAATGGTGAATAAAAAAATCAGTGGCGGACAAGTTGCTGAGTTACTTAAAATAGCGAAGTCATCTGATGTTATTGAGAATGAACTAAAAGATTTCTATACTAATTTCGATAATACTTTCCTGCATCTGTATCCCAGATTTGTAGAAGAGTTCAATAACCTTTTAGTAAAAGAAGAGAGAATTATTCTGAAGAAAGGAGAATTGCTGAATACAGAGTTACGCATCTTCGCTCTCATCCGTCTTGGTATTGATGATAGTTCTAAAATTGCTAATCTGCTACGTTATTCCGTGAACACTATTTATAACTATCGTGCAAAAGTAAAGAACAAAGCGTTAGGCTCAAGAGATGATTTTGAAAGTCTGGTAATGAAAATCGGTGCCTTTTCTTAA
- a CDS encoding TonB-dependent receptor, with the protein MKKNKEKPITKNGMNFRRSTLIILMGLFVSLSAFAQKITITGQVKDPSNEGVIGASVVEKGTTNGTMTDTDGKFSLSVSPKATLTITYIGYKSQEIAVKGTAPLTIVLQENAELLDEIVVVGYGSVKRKDVTTSVASVSTKDLDERPIISAAAAIQGKAAGVNVIQPNGEPGAGMVVRIRGNSSINASNDPLYVVDGVPMTEINFLSPNDIESMQILKDASSAAIYGSRASNGVVLITTKAGVKGEAKINFSAQAGVTDVAKQMHSLNVAQYKELMDEIGSVNLPDGLKDETNWFDETYRTGVTQNYQLSVSNANDKLKYFISGGYTKEDGIIKVAFYERYNLRANLENQIRSWLKIGTNLAYSDYSSNGIISGQGANRAGVILSVINTPTYAKIWDDNKPGQYYNNFYGANVTHPVENMSRTEDNKTNNNRLLGSANAEITFSPKLKFKSSVSIDRVYYKNTSFLDPLKTEYGRSQYGSASDDRSLSTVMVYDNILTYDTSIKKHNFNVMAGASGTTSKWSQTYQTVSHFLNGDIKTLNAGNKVEQGNGTTASDWAIMSYVGRFSYNFDSKYLLTANFRADGSSKLAPGNRWGYFPSVSAAWRISSEKFMKDIKWIDDLKIRGGWGQTGNQSGVGDYGYLQLRNITRQNWWETGKSNALPITSPANMSNSDLTWETTTQTNIGVDFTILKNRLTFTADAYYKHTTDLLMDVPLGPTASFSHIYRNEGEMENKGVEFGINSKNLVGSFKWDTDFNISFNKNKVKKFDTRQSYFYAQSTTGEYITKLSTGKPLGMFWGYISDGVNPETGDIIYRDIDKSGTITPADKTYIGDPNPDFTFGLTNNFSYKGFNLNVFFQGSVGNDIYNLSRMETEGMYDAKNQSTAVLGRWKIPGQITDMPRAVASKENLKTSSRFVEDGSFLRLKSLTLSYNVTGKLLKKWNIGRLQPYFTAQNLLTFTNYKGFDPEVNQWGGSALVQGLDWGTYPQTKSYVFGVNVEF; encoded by the coding sequence ATGAAAAAAAACAAGGAAAAACCAATTACAAAGAATGGTATGAACTTCCGTAGAAGTACCCTTATTATTCTTATGGGTTTATTTGTATCTCTAAGTGCCTTCGCACAAAAAATAACAATCACGGGACAAGTTAAGGACCCTTCAAATGAAGGTGTGATTGGAGCCAGTGTTGTTGAAAAAGGTACAACCAACGGAACAATGACAGATACGGACGGAAAGTTTTCTCTTTCTGTTTCTCCAAAAGCAACATTAACTATTACTTATATTGGTTACAAAAGTCAGGAAATTGCAGTAAAAGGCACGGCTCCTTTAACCATAGTATTACAGGAAAATGCTGAGCTATTGGATGAAATTGTGGTTGTTGGTTATGGATCTGTAAAGAGAAAAGATGTAACTACTTCCGTTGCAAGTGTCTCTACAAAAGACTTAGATGAAAGACCTATTATTTCTGCAGCAGCAGCTATTCAGGGCAAAGCAGCCGGAGTTAATGTTATTCAGCCAAATGGAGAACCTGGTGCCGGAATGGTAGTAAGAATTCGTGGTAATTCTTCCATCAATGCAAGCAATGATCCATTATATGTAGTGGACGGAGTACCTATGACTGAAATTAATTTCTTGTCGCCCAATGACATTGAAAGCATGCAGATTTTAAAAGATGCATCTTCTGCTGCCATATATGGTTCAAGAGCATCAAACGGTGTCGTACTTATAACTACAAAAGCTGGCGTAAAAGGTGAAGCAAAGATTAATTTCTCTGCTCAGGCTGGTGTTACAGACGTTGCTAAACAAATGCATTCTTTAAATGTGGCTCAGTACAAGGAGTTAATGGATGAGATTGGTTCTGTAAACCTTCCCGATGGATTAAAGGACGAAACAAACTGGTTCGATGAAACTTATCGTACAGGAGTTACTCAGAACTACCAGCTTTCAGTATCTAATGCTAACGATAAACTAAAATATTTCATTTCAGGTGGTTATACAAAGGAAGACGGAATTATTAAAGTTGCCTTTTATGAAAGATATAACTTAAGAGCTAATCTTGAAAATCAAATTCGTTCATGGTTGAAGATAGGAACGAACCTGGCATACTCTGATTACAGTAGCAATGGTATTATCTCGGGACAAGGTGCAAACCGTGCCGGAGTAATTCTATCTGTAATAAACACACCAACCTATGCCAAAATATGGGACGATAATAAACCGGGGCAGTATTACAATAACTTCTACGGAGCAAATGTTACTCATCCTGTAGAAAACATGTCACGTACTGAAGACAATAAAACAAACAACAACCGCTTGCTGGGAAGTGCTAATGCAGAAATCACTTTCTCTCCAAAGTTAAAGTTTAAAAGTTCTGTATCTATTGACCGCGTATATTACAAAAATACAAGTTTTCTTGATCCTCTCAAAACAGAATACGGACGTTCTCAATATGGAAGCGCTTCTGATGACCGTTCACTAAGCACCGTCATGGTATATGATAATATCCTGACCTATGATACAAGCATAAAAAAACATAACTTCAATGTTATGGCTGGTGCATCAGGAACTACATCAAAGTGGTCTCAGACTTATCAGACTGTAAGCCACTTCTTAAATGGGGATATTAAAACACTGAATGCGGGAAACAAAGTTGAACAAGGTAATGGAACCACTGCTTCCGACTGGGCTATTATGTCTTACGTAGGTCGTTTTTCTTATAACTTCGACAGTAAGTACTTATTAACTGCCAATTTCCGTGCCGATGGTTCATCAAAATTAGCTCCCGGAAACAGGTGGGGTTACTTTCCTTCTGTTTCAGCTGCATGGAGAATTTCATCTGAAAAATTCATGAAAGATATTAAATGGATAGATGACTTAAAAATTCGTGGTGGTTGGGGACAAACAGGTAACCAATCAGGAGTTGGAGATTATGGCTATTTGCAACTTCGTAACATTACCCGTCAAAACTGGTGGGAAACAGGAAAATCAAATGCACTTCCTATCACATCTCCTGCAAATATGAGTAATAGTGATTTAACATGGGAAACAACCACTCAGACAAATATCGGAGTTGATTTCACTATACTTAAGAACCGATTGACATTTACTGCCGATGCATATTATAAGCACACAACAGACTTATTGATGGATGTGCCTCTTGGTCCAACTGCTTCTTTCAGTCATATTTATCGTAATGAGGGTGAAATGGAAAACAAAGGAGTTGAATTTGGTATCAATTCAAAAAACTTAGTTGGCAGTTTTAAATGGGATACTGATTTTAATATCTCTTTTAACAAGAACAAGGTAAAGAAATTCGATACACGTCAATCTTATTTCTATGCACAATCAACAACAGGTGAATACATTACTAAACTAAGTACTGGAAAACCTCTGGGAATGTTCTGGGGATACATCTCTGATGGAGTTAATCCTGAAACCGGTGATATTATATACAGAGATATAGATAAAAGCGGAACTATTACTCCTGCCGATAAGACTTACATTGGTGACCCAAATCCTGATTTCACTTTCGGACTCACAAATAATTTTTCTTATAAAGGATTTAACCTGAATGTATTCTTCCAAGGTTCAGTAGGCAACGACATTTATAATCTTTCACGCATGGAAACAGAAGGTATGTACGATGCCAAAAATCAGTCTACAGCAGTACTTGGCAGATGGAAAATACCCGGACAGATTACTGATATGCCAAGAGCCGTTGCTTCTAAAGAAAACCTGAAAACATCAAGCCGCTTTGTAGAAGATGGTAGTTTCTTGAGATTGAAATCATTGACATTATCATACAACGTTACCGGAAAGCTATTGAAGAAATGGAATATTGGTCGTCTTCAACCTTATTTCACCGCTCAGAATTTGCTAACGTTCACCAACTACAAAGGATTTGATCCTGAAGTTAATCAATGGGGAGGAAGTGCACTGGTACAAGGGCTCGATTGGGGAACTTATCCTCAGACAAAAAGCTATGTGTTTGGTGTAAATGTTGAATTTTAA
- a CDS encoding RagB/SusD family nutrient uptake outer membrane protein, which translates to MKNKIKLSLLLGAALFMGSCSLNYDPISDYSELTFGKETGSSGTKYQTKAEMQQQYDNIYKSIQDAQESWYMDMLVFAETHADNAYSGGTDAELVQLESNKQDGTNKNIERDWTSFLGYIVSANRVICNVDSVPDNTLTDAERKQWKAEASIWRAWVLFDMTRLWGEVPVVTQETPNITATNVKDMYPILFPARNSVEDVYKQIISDLQYGLQYAPNGDATNKFKLTKSVAKTLLAKVYAEAPVRDYAKVIEYCESIKKDGFSLVANYSDLFSVNDTKTDVNFRNTSESIFEVVYPLGSGSWVTWMFGIDQCDPSSTYNWAKWITPSRDLIQAYENEGDNVRMNEAIVWGQPSWSIHYPSDHYPFMYKTRSKYNSILKFRLADVLLLEAEAYAAQGNLTSAADLVDQIRVRAKLAKLDASAKSSKDNMVNSVLKERRLELAFEGQRWFDLVRTGKIYEVMNSLNSRDSGRKKMATFTENSLLMPIPQTQIDSNPNLTQNKGY; encoded by the coding sequence ATGAAAAATAAAATAAAACTTAGTTTACTATTGGGCGCAGCTCTTTTTATGGGAAGTTGCTCACTGAATTATGACCCGATATCTGATTATAGCGAACTCACCTTTGGAAAAGAAACCGGAAGTTCCGGCACCAAATACCAAACCAAAGCTGAAATGCAGCAACAGTATGATAATATCTATAAAAGTATTCAGGATGCGCAGGAATCATGGTACATGGATATGCTGGTATTTGCAGAAACTCATGCCGACAATGCATATAGCGGAGGTACAGATGCAGAACTTGTTCAATTAGAATCTAATAAACAGGATGGTACAAATAAGAACATCGAACGCGATTGGACATCTTTCCTTGGGTATATAGTTTCTGCAAACAGGGTAATCTGTAACGTAGATTCTGTTCCTGATAATACACTTACCGATGCAGAACGTAAGCAATGGAAAGCAGAAGCTTCCATCTGGCGTGCTTGGGTATTATTTGACATGACCAGATTATGGGGTGAAGTACCTGTGGTTACTCAGGAAACTCCAAACATAACTGCTACAAATGTAAAAGACATGTACCCTATCCTTTTCCCTGCCCGCAACAGTGTTGAGGATGTGTATAAACAAATTATAAGCGATTTACAGTACGGACTTCAGTATGCTCCGAATGGGGATGCAACAAACAAGTTTAAACTGACAAAATCAGTTGCAAAAACTCTTCTTGCCAAAGTATATGCTGAAGCTCCTGTAAGAGACTATGCCAAGGTTATTGAATATTGTGAGTCCATAAAGAAAGATGGTTTTTCACTTGTAGCTAATTACTCTGATTTATTTTCTGTAAACGATACTAAAACAGATGTAAATTTCCGAAACACTTCTGAATCTATCTTTGAAGTTGTTTATCCTCTAGGTAGCGGAAGCTGGGTAACCTGGATGTTTGGAATTGACCAATGCGATCCAAGCAGTACATACAACTGGGCTAAATGGATTACTCCTTCAAGGGATCTGATTCAGGCTTATGAGAACGAAGGCGATAATGTTCGTATGAATGAAGCTATTGTGTGGGGCCAGCCATCATGGAGCATTCATTATCCATCAGATCACTATCCGTTTATGTACAAAACCCGTTCAAAATATAACAGCATCCTCAAGTTCCGTCTGGCTGATGTTCTTTTGCTGGAAGCTGAAGCTTATGCGGCTCAGGGAAATCTTACTTCAGCTGCGGATTTAGTTGATCAGATCAGGGTTCGTGCGAAATTGGCCAAACTTGATGCATCTGCCAAATCTTCTAAAGACAACATGGTTAATTCAGTACTTAAAGAACGCCGATTGGAACTTGCTTTTGAAGGGCAACGTTGGTTCGACCTTGTTCGTACAGGAAAGATATATGAAGTGATGAACTCTTTGAATTCACGTGATTCTGGTCGTAAGAAGATGGCTACGTTCACTGAAAACTCTTTGCTGATGCCTATTCCACAGACTCAGATAGATAGTAATCCTAACTTGACACAAAACAAAGGCTATTAA
- a CDS encoding glycoside hydrolase family 30 beta sandwich domain-containing protein → MKIDYKNKLLSALTGLFISGFAFLGCGNGTVPTDGGSNPETSDVDLYVTTANQSLLFKKIPLSFSTKDNMSPSTIQMNPSEVFQEMDGFGAAMTGSSCYNLLKMTAEDRAKLLKETFDPKDGMGYSYIRVSIGASDFSLSEYTYCDTPGIGNFALQSEDKNYVIPVLKEILAINPNVKILASPWTCPKWMKVNNLTEKQPFNSWTSGQLNPDYYQDYATYFVKYIQAMKAEGINIASMTVQNEPLNRGNSVSLYMTWQEQRDFIKTALGPALRNAGINTKIIIFDHNYNYDNIADQIDYPINIYKDADAAQYIDGAGFHAYGGDKAELNDVHNANPEKNLYFTEMSIGEWNYSFAGDLMWNMAEVCIGTINNWTKAVIVWNFMLDKNRGPNRPGGCTTCYGAIDINLDYKTMTKNSHYYTISHLAKVIKPGAKRIGTTGYKATGLYYAAFLNTDGSYAVVLQNDTNSTMSITLSDGKHSFAYSVPAKAIASYKWNK, encoded by the coding sequence ATGAAAATTGATTATAAAAATAAACTGTTATCGGCTTTAACCGGGTTGTTCATCTCAGGATTTGCATTCCTGGGATGCGGCAATGGAACTGTTCCTACCGATGGAGGTAGTAATCCAGAAACCTCTGACGTGGATTTGTACGTAACTACAGCTAATCAATCTTTGCTGTTCAAGAAGATTCCATTGTCATTCAGCACTAAAGACAATATGTCTCCTTCTACTATCCAGATGAATCCATCGGAAGTTTTCCAGGAGATGGATGGATTTGGGGCGGCCATGACTGGTTCTTCCTGTTATAACCTATTGAAGATGACAGCTGAGGACAGGGCCAAACTGCTGAAAGAGACATTTGACCCTAAAGATGGAATGGGATACAGTTATATACGTGTTTCCATTGGTGCATCTGACTTCTCATTGAGCGAGTACACATATTGTGATACTCCGGGCATCGGAAACTTTGCTCTGCAATCTGAAGATAAGAATTATGTAATACCTGTGCTGAAAGAGATTCTGGCTATTAATCCTAATGTGAAGATTCTAGCTTCTCCATGGACTTGCCCAAAATGGATGAAGGTGAATAACTTGACAGAGAAACAGCCTTTTAATTCATGGACTAGTGGACAACTAAACCCTGATTATTATCAGGATTATGCTACATACTTCGTGAAGTATATTCAGGCAATGAAAGCGGAAGGAATTAACATCGCTTCGATGACTGTTCAGAATGAACCTCTAAACAGAGGGAATTCGGTTTCGCTGTATATGACTTGGCAGGAACAACGCGATTTCATCAAAACAGCACTAGGTCCGGCTTTACGTAATGCAGGAATCAATACAAAGATTATCATTTTTGACCATAACTATAATTATGATAACATTGCTGATCAGATAGATTATCCTATCAACATCTACAAAGATGCTGATGCTGCCCAATATATTGACGGAGCCGGATTTCATGCTTACGGAGGTGATAAGGCCGAACTAAATGATGTTCACAACGCGAATCCCGAAAAGAATCTTTATTTCACTGAAATGTCTATCGGTGAATGGAACTACAGCTTTGCAGGAGATTTAATGTGGAACATGGCAGAAGTATGTATCGGTACCATTAATAACTGGACTAAGGCAGTTATTGTGTGGAACTTTATGTTGGATAAGAATCGCGGGCCTAACCGTCCTGGCGGCTGTACCACTTGTTATGGAGCAATTGATATCAATCTGGATTACAAAACCATGACAAAGAATTCGCATTATTACACCATCAGCCACCTGGCTAAAGTAATTAAGCCTGGAGCGAAACGAATTGGTACAACTGGTTATAAGGCTACAGGGTTATATTATGCTGCATTTTTAAACACTGACGGTTCATACGCGGTGGTATTACAGAACGATACCAACAGTACAATGAGCATAACTTTATCTGACGGGAAGCACTCTTTTGCTTACTCCGTACCAGCTAAAGCAATTGCTTCTTATAAGTGGAATAAATAA
- a CDS encoding DUF5125 domain-containing protein, translating to MKKYKSILCSLIALATFSACNNENYSEPPVEGTPVITLKSQITSAMFGDSLTFNATATDAEFHLSTLKAQLYFGTDKVSETVIRTKANGDYTGKVFVPYLANIPNGAATLKLILQNTHFGTTVQEINLPLTRPDYDHLTLVTAEGKEYTMARTGLYQYKATADFPQKVKAYIKTPKAGTQGNEITFGWASGAITQGTTNAITFSNSNAGTYDITFNTLTYAGSPFIKLLFGGEEMAMVDDNNYKIEKNLTTGQVLEVNGISNFSSWWIDPDYFSKDAQGKLTFLPMSGKYRITANFKYNYFIVERMTGSDLATLADDGSGAVWIIGEKIGKPSLANEVGWNTDKALCMAPIAAGKYQTTVVAGKGALGSIDTDAINFKFFHQKGWGGEFGETSITSKSTDIVVIAGGGNLALATGKTLTAGKTYVFTLDVTGGKSAGVLTVVEK from the coding sequence ATGAAAAAATATAAATCAATTTTATGCTCACTTATTGCTTTGGCTACATTCAGTGCCTGCAATAATGAAAATTATTCGGAACCACCGGTAGAGGGAACTCCGGTTATAACTCTCAAATCACAGATTACTTCTGCAATGTTTGGAGACAGTCTGACTTTCAATGCCACCGCTACTGATGCAGAATTCCATCTTTCTACTTTGAAAGCCCAGCTATACTTTGGTACAGACAAAGTATCGGAAACGGTTATCCGCACAAAGGCAAATGGAGACTATACCGGAAAGGTATTTGTTCCTTATCTGGCTAATATTCCTAATGGAGCGGCTACATTAAAGCTTATTCTTCAGAATACGCATTTCGGTACTACCGTGCAGGAAATCAACTTACCGCTGACTCGTCCGGACTATGATCATCTGACTTTGGTAACTGCCGAAGGAAAGGAATACACAATGGCTCGCACAGGTCTTTACCAGTATAAAGCAACAGCCGATTTCCCTCAAAAAGTAAAAGCTTATATCAAAACGCCAAAGGCCGGAACTCAGGGAAATGAAATTACTTTTGGATGGGCAAGCGGAGCCATTACTCAGGGAACTACCAATGCAATTACTTTTTCCAATTCTAATGCAGGAACGTATGATATTACCTTTAACACATTGACCTATGCGGGTTCTCCATTCATCAAACTGCTATTTGGCGGTGAAGAAATGGCAATGGTAGATGATAATAACTACAAGATTGAAAAGAATCTAACAACAGGACAAGTACTTGAGGTTAACGGCATCAGCAATTTCAGTTCATGGTGGATAGATCCTGACTATTTCTCAAAAGATGCTCAGGGCAAACTTACATTCCTGCCTATGAGTGGTAAATATCGCATTACAGCCAACTTTAAATACAATTATTTCATTGTTGAACGTATGACCGGTAGTGATCTTGCCACACTTGCCGACGATGGAAGTGGTGCAGTTTGGATTATTGGTGAAAAGATTGGTAAGCCATCACTTGCTAATGAAGTGGGATGGAATACTGATAAAGCTCTTTGCATGGCTCCTATCGCTGCCGGTAAATACCAAACAACTGTTGTTGCAGGTAAAGGTGCTTTAGGCAGTATAGACACAGATGCTATAAACTTTAAGTTCTTCCACCAGAAAGGATGGGGAGGTGAATTTGGTGAAACATCAATCACTTCAAAGAGTACAGATATTGTTGTTATAGCCGGAGGTGGAAACCTTGCTTTGGCAACTGGAAAAACTCTGACTGCAGGAAAAACCTATGTATTTACACTCGATGTTACAGGTGGAAAGAGCGCCGGCGTTCTTACAGTAGTTGAGAAATAA